The sequence AGGACCTGTTTTTACCAATATTCTTTTAGCGGACGAAATCAACAGAACACCACCAAAAACACAAGCAGCATTACTTGAATCAATGCAGGAAAAAGCTGTTACCGTTAACGGTGTTCGCCACGAACTACCAACTCCCTTTTTTGTGCTTGCCACACAAAATCCTATCGAGCAAGAGGGAACATATCCTCTACCTGAAGCACAACTAGACCGTTTTATGTTCAATCTGCTGCTCGACTACCCTTCATATGATGAAGAGGTTGAAATAGTTAAAAATACAACTATTGACTTTAATTTAAAAACAAGCCAAGTACTCACATCTGACGACATAACTTTTTTCCGCACATTAATTCCACAAATCCCTGTAACTGACCACATTGTGCGTTTCGCTGTTTCAATTGTAGAATTAACACGACCCGGTAAAAGCAACAAGTCTCACAAATTAACAGAAGAGTACATATCATGGGGAGCAGGACCAAGAGCCTCACAATATTTAGTTGCAGGAGCAAGAACGCATGCTGCTCTTAATGGTAGGTATACGCCCGAAATGAGCGATGTTATTGCCATAGCCAAACCTGTATTGCGACATCGTATCGTAAAAAATTTCAAAGCCGAAGCCGAAGGTATCTCAACCGATATTATTATTGACGAGATTATAGAAACAGTAAAAAAAGAGATGGCTAAATAATATATTCATCTGTGTATAAAGAAATTATCATAGTTGCCCTACTCTTTATCACAATGCCACTTTCGTTTGTATTGGGACAGGAACCTGCTTCAAAAATAGATTTGAAACAGGCAAGATCTATGAATTACAATGAAAAAATTGCCAGCGATGCACGCCGATTAATTGGAGATGTTATTCTTCAACAAGAAGATGTAATGATGTATTGCGACAGCGTTTATCTCTACACTATTGATAACAATATAAAGGCATTTAGTAATGTTAAATTGCAAAAAGGAGACAGTATAGAAGTAATTAGTAGTGTCCTAGATTATGCTGGAAACATCAAAAGCGCCCGATTTAGAAACAATGTTGTATTAAAAGATCAAAGCGTTGCCGTTTATACCGATAGCTTAAATTATGATATAAAATCTAACAGGGCATACTACTTTAACGGAGGGAAAATTATTGACAGTACAGCCACTCTTATTAGTAAAACAGGATACTATTTTGCAAACGAAAAACTTTTCTTTTTTAAAGACAATGTGGTTGTTGAAAATGAGGACTATAGAGTTTATACCGACACCCTAAAATATAACATTAACACAAATGTTGTAAGCTTTCAAGGTCCTACCACCATAGTTGGTGATACTGCCACATTATATTCTGAAAGAGGCTGGTACAACACAAAAACAGGAGAAGCTAAAATATGGCAAAATGCCCGATACTCCAATACAGAGCAAATAATGTATGCAGATACTATTTTCTACGATCGAAAATTAGAGTTTGGACAAGGTTTCAACAACATTGAACTTTACAGTTTAAAGGATAGCATCATTTTGTCATCTGACTATGCATATTACGACCGTATAAATAACACAACACTTTTAACCAAAAATGCTGTAGTAACACAAATCTACCAGAATGACTCGTTGTTTTTACATGCCGACACCATATTTACAAAAGTCGATAGTTCAGAAGCTGGCTCTTTTCGTGAAATATTTGTTTATCACAAAGCACAATTGTACAGCAAAAACCTTCAAATGAGATCTGATTCGGTTGTTTTTTCCTTACGAGATTCTGTTATTCGCCTATATTTCGATCCAATAATATGGACAGATAGCAGCCAACTGACTGCTAATCAAATAAATATAGCCGTAGTTGACAATGACTTACGAGAGGTACATCTATTGGAGAACTCACTAATTATTATGCCACACGACTCGGTACATTATGACCAAATCAAAGGTCAAAAAATAGTTGGGTACTTAGAAAACAGACAGTTGCACAGAGCAAATGTTGACCGCCGAGCCGAAGTTATTTACTATCTTATTGAAGATGACGATGTAACTAGTATGAACTCGTCACAATGTAGAAACATCGAAATATATTTCGATAGCGGAGAAATCGATCAAGTAATATTTATTGATACTCCTGTCGGTAAAGTTACTCCTATCGAAGATCTAAATCCTAATGCTATGTATTTCAGAAATTTTGGATGGTACGATTATTTAAGACCTAAAAGCTTCGATGATATTTTTATCTGGAAAGAAAAGTAAGCAATTAACAATGTGCAATGAACAATTGGAACACGTAGTCCTCGGTTACTGAGCCTGCCATAAACTCAACAACTATTGGCTATATTGCATGTTCCTACACGTTTTTATTTCTCTTTTAGTTTTAATTGTTCTTCCAGCTGTTTTATTCTTCGTTTTAATCGTATTGAGTCATAACAAATAGTTAGAGCCCCTGCTACGAAGCCTATAATAATTAATAGATTCGAGTTCGTATAATTGATTATACGAAGAAATGCTCCCAAAAGTACTGTAAACGCTGACAATGCGTACATTACATTAATTATCAAGTTAGTTCTGCTAGTCATGTTATTAATTTTTAGCTTAATTGCCAATAGCACATTGCTAATTGAACATTGCGCTAAAGTCCTCGTCCGTATTTATCGAGTATCACCAACATCGGGACATTAAACCTGTCACTGCCACGTGGGTTGGGTTTTTGTGGGTTGGTAGGCATATAAACCTTACCTGCCAACGCTATCCGACCATCGCTTAGTTTAGTTGCTGTAGAAAAGTCAGAAGTTGACGGTAATGCTGTTGCTATTTTTTGTGGCATCAGAACATCAGGTGCATCTTTGCTTCCAAGCTCACGCTGATATTCCGTTTCTAAATTTCTACCAACAATGGCATACTTTGCCCTTGTAACAACTCGTCCACTTAATATTGCAAGATTCGAACCATAAAGCATAACTTTTCTGTTTTCAAGCAATAGTAATCCATTGGTGTTAATATTTGGTATAGTGTTAGCTTTTATTGCGTTACCTGCACTTGAAAGCTGTATAAGCCGAGTTTCAGATGTGCCTAAATACTCTTTTCCGTAACTACACATATAAACATATGTAGATCTGTCAAATTGGACTATATCCTGCGTAAAGAAGTTTGGCGGAACAGTTATACCCACTCTCCACATTACTTTTCCTGTCGACGAAAGTTTATAAACTATAGGAGTGTATGTTCTCATATTATTCCTATATTCTTTTCCAAGAACCAAAATAGAATTATCAGAACAAACTATTACTTTGCTTGCCTCTTCATTTACCTCTGTTGCTATTGGAGTTGACCAAATATACACCTCGTCATTTACATCAATTTTATGAACTACGATGTTATATTTTTTGTTCTCTCCTATTTTTGTGTGAGCTGCAGCAACAAAACTTTCTTTGGGCGACACGTCACTCAGAATTGTATTATAAACACTTGCTGTAGGACTTTTAGCTTCCACCCTTCCTAATGGATTTATCTTTAAATAAAATGGGTTATACTTATTTTTGTCGTAGGTTGTACCGTACAGTTTTATGCTTTGTCCAGAAGTAATTACAAGATTTTTTAAATCCCAAATTGGGAAATCTTCGTAAAACTTGTGCATCAAAGGCTCTCCTTTTTTATCGTAACGACCGAAGTATGGTATTGATCTGGAGTAATCTTCTGTTGAAGCTTTACCAATAAGATATATCTCTGTGTTCACGGCTTCAGCTATTCCAACAATATTGTTATGAACATAAGATTTATTCAAAGATGGATAATATGATATGCCTGTTTGAGCAACAAGTTGCACTGGAATTAAAAACAAACAGGTAGCTACAAAAGCTATTAGGATATTGCTTCTATTACAATTCATACTTAATAATTATTTACGGCATAAAGATAAATAAAAAAATTCTATTGAATGCAAATTTTATTCCTTGGTTTAATTAACGCAAAGAGAAGTGTTTATAATCAATTTTTAAAAGTAAATATAAAACTATTTCTGATTTAAAAACTCCATTGCTTTATTAACCAGGTTAGAACTTCCTATGTATAAAGGTGTTCGTTGATGTATATTTTCGGGTTTAATATCAAGAATACGAATATTACCGTTGGTAGCAACACCCCCTGCCTGTTCGACTATCCAGGCTAGCGGATTACACTCATACATTAACCGCAATTTTCCATTTTCGTTCTTTGCGGTGGCTGGATACATAAAAACTCCTCCTTTCAACAAATTGCGATGAAAATCGGCAACTAGTGAACCAATATACCTTGCCGAATACGGTCTGCCAGTCTCCTTGTCGGGTACTCTACAATATTCAATAAATTTTTGGATACCTACATTGAATGAGTGATAATTTCCATCATTTATGCTGTATATCTTACCATTAGCGGGTATTTTCATATTGATATTTGACAAACAAAACTCGCCTATTGAAGGATCTAAAGTAAAACCGTTAACACCCGAACCTGTTGTGTAAACTAACATTGTTGACGAGCCATAAACTATATACCCCGCAGCTACTTGTCTGTTACCCGGTTGTAAAAAATCTTCTAACTTGGCAAGTTCTCCACGTGGCGAAAATCTCTTGTAAATACTAAATATTGTGCCTATTGAAACATTCACATCAATATTTGAGCTACCATCTAAAGGATCAATACAAACAATATAGTTGCCGTCTTTCGACATAACATTATCGAACGTAACTATTTCACTGTTTTCCTCTGACGCAACTCCACAAACCTCTCCACAAGCACGCAATGCTTGTATAAACTGAGTATTGGCAAAGACATCTAGTTTTTGTTGACTTTCTCCTTGCGTGTTTATAATACCTATATCGCCCAAAATATCCACAAGGCCTGCCTTATTTACCTCACGGTGAACAATTTTAGAAGCAATCCCAATATGTTGTAATAATCTTGAAAATTCGCCTGTTGCATGGTTATAATCTTCTTGACATCTGATAATAAACTCATTAAGAGGCATTCCTAAATACGCTTTAATCATGGTTATTTATTATTATTATGTTATTATATAATTAGTTGTTACAACAAAACAACAATGTTAGGGCTAATTTACTATTTTTGCGGTAATAAACCATAGTAAATAGCTTTATATTATAATATATTGTGTTATGGCGAAAGATAAAGTAATCAAAATCAACAAGTTTGGCGGAGCAAGCGTATGTACTGCCAGTGCTGTAAAAAAAGTTGCAGAAATAATTCATTCTATTGAAGGAAATATAGTTGTTGTTGTATCTGCCATGGGAAAAACAACCAATAATCTCGAAAGGGTTGTAAATCTGTGGTTTAATAACGATATGATTTTTTGGAGTGTATTTAATGAAATAAAAAACTATCATCAAAACATTATTGATGAACTTTTTGGCAAAGGGTGCGAACTGTTTTTTGAAGATTTCAAAGAGCTTGAAGAGATGCTTACCGAGTCGCCATCACTAGATTATAATTTTGAATATGACAAAATTGTATCGTACGGTGAAATATTATCAACAAAGATAGTTTCACAATATTTACAAAAAACAACTCGTGATGTCAGATGGTTCGATATCAGAAAATTACTTAAAACCGATTCTGTATTCCGCGAGGCAACTGTCGATTGGAATTTAAGCTCTACATTAGTCAGAAGAGCATTTACTTTTAACTCATATAGAACAATTATCACACAGGGATTTATAGGAAGTACACTTAGCAACTTAACCACGACATTAGGTCGTGAGGGATCTGACTATACGGCAGGTGTCCTTGCTTGGATACTTGACGCCCACTCGGTTACAGTTTGGAAAGATGTTCCAGGCATAATGAACGCCGACCCAAAATGGTTACCCGAAGCCGTTACTCTTGATCAGCTATCTTACTCTGAGGCTGTTGAGCTATC is a genomic window of Bacteroidales bacterium containing:
- a CDS encoding LapA family protein; translated protein: MTSRTNLIINVMYALSAFTVLLGAFLRIINYTNSNLLIIIGFVAGALTICYDSIRLKRRIKQLEEQLKLKEK
- the fbp gene encoding class 1 fructose-bisphosphatase; protein product: MPLNEFIIRCQEDYNHATGEFSRLLQHIGIASKIVHREVNKAGLVDILGDIGIINTQGESQQKLDVFANTQFIQALRACGEVCGVASEENSEIVTFDNVMSKDGNYIVCIDPLDGSSNIDVNVSIGTIFSIYKRFSPRGELAKLEDFLQPGNRQVAAGYIVYGSSTMLVYTTGSGVNGFTLDPSIGEFCLSNINMKIPANGKIYSINDGNYHSFNVGIQKFIEYCRVPDKETGRPYSARYIGSLVADFHRNLLKGGVFMYPATAKNENGKLRLMYECNPLAWIVEQAGGVATNGNIRILDIKPENIHQRTPLYIGSSNLVNKAMEFLNQK
- a CDS encoding AAA domain-containing protein — its product is MDKKDDIKRLNSLYELMKSEIHKTIYGQEEVVQQSLLCLFTGGHALLVGVPGLAKTLLVNALAKAMGLTYKRIQFTPDLMPSDIIGSEILDSNRDFKYIQGPVFTNILLADEINRTPPKTQAALLESMQEKAVTVNGVRHELPTPFFVLATQNPIEQEGTYPLPEAQLDRFMFNLLLDYPSYDEEVEIVKNTTIDFNLKTSQVLTSDDITFFRTLIPQIPVTDHIVRFAVSIVELTRPGKSNKSHKLTEEYISWGAGPRASQYLVAGARTHAALNGRYTPEMSDVIAIAKPVLRHRIVKNFKAEAEGISTDIIIDEIIETVKKEMAK
- a CDS encoding LPS export ABC transporter periplasmic protein LptC; the protein is MYKEIIIVALLFITMPLSFVLGQEPASKIDLKQARSMNYNEKIASDARRLIGDVILQQEDVMMYCDSVYLYTIDNNIKAFSNVKLQKGDSIEVISSVLDYAGNIKSARFRNNVVLKDQSVAVYTDSLNYDIKSNRAYYFNGGKIIDSTATLISKTGYYFANEKLFFFKDNVVVENEDYRVYTDTLKYNINTNVVSFQGPTTIVGDTATLYSERGWYNTKTGEAKIWQNARYSNTEQIMYADTIFYDRKLEFGQGFNNIELYSLKDSIILSSDYAYYDRINNTTLLTKNAVVTQIYQNDSLFLHADTIFTKVDSSEAGSFREIFVYHKAQLYSKNLQMRSDSVVFSLRDSVIRLYFDPIIWTDSSQLTANQINIAVVDNDLREVHLLENSLIIMPHDSVHYDQIKGQKIVGYLENRQLHRANVDRRAEVIYYLIEDDDVTSMNSSQCRNIEIYFDSGEIDQVIFIDTPVGKVTPIEDLNPNAMYFRNFGWYDYLRPKSFDDIFIWKEK
- a CDS encoding aspartate kinase codes for the protein MAKDKVIKINKFGGASVCTASAVKKVAEIIHSIEGNIVVVVSAMGKTTNNLERVVNLWFNNDMIFWSVFNEIKNYHQNIIDELFGKGCELFFEDFKELEEMLTESPSLDYNFEYDKIVSYGEILSTKIVSQYLQKTTRDVRWFDIRKLLKTDSVFREATVDWNLSSTLVRRAFTFNSYRTIITQGFIGSTLSNLTTTLGREGSDYTAGVLAWILDAHSVTVWKDVPGIMNADPKWLPEAVTLDQLSYSEAVELSFYGAKVIHPKTLRPLQQKNIPLYVRSFIEPSLKGTTIRDLKIEQNTPFYIRKENQILVTLYPQDFTFMAYNNITAIHDIFYRYRLRINLIQMSALSYSVCFDNKPEIWDEVKDSLSELYRIKYNTAVELITIRHYNDDTIQNITKKGKVFLEQKTRVTIQFVISRKAE